In one window of Bombus fervidus isolate BK054 chromosome 4, iyBomFerv1, whole genome shotgun sequence DNA:
- the LOC139986664 gene encoding uncharacterized protein, with amino-acid sequence MSMISLFLILCCGYALTAETNDTKQSKRGIPEAGGWVGIPNSHGYGHGQPWLGDPGWKGLKFPPFNLAHGGLHGGLSYGRVPAIPLPIGGADLLKTFPVYITKHVVLERPVPVPQPVYIEKPYHVPVPIEKIIHKPVPVPIPIHEPVPVPVERPIAIPVKHPVAVPVQQPYPVPVKQAFPIPVPVPVPIPVHPAPIPLIGADPVGSPAYNGRGYGGGHFYPVLHGHGLHGHPLPAQFVHGFGAGFGHGFGHEYGHGHGYDYPHAYAADVGHGHEHKKRSKN; translated from the exons ATGTCTATGATCTCG CTGTTCCTAATACTTTGCTGTGGCTACGCGCTAACTGCAGAAACAAACGATACGAAACAAAGTAAACGGGGGATACCAGAAGCTGGCGgatgggttggaataccaaaCTCTCATGGGTACGGCCATGGACAACCATGGTTAGGTGATCCAGGTTGGAAAGGGCTCAAATTTCCTCCCTTTAACTTAGCTCATGGAGG ATTGCATGGCGGATTATCATACGGTAGAGTACCCGCTATCCCTTTACCAATCGGGGGGGCCGATTTGTTGAAAACGTTTCCAGTATACATAACGAAACACGTGGTTCTGGAAAGACCAGTTCCTGTTCCACAGCCAGTTTACATCGAGAAACCGTATCACGTGCCAGTTCCGATCGAAAAGATCATTCACAAACCGGTCCCAGTTCCCATTCCGATACACGAG CCAGTTCCGGTCCCGGTGGAACGCCCAATTGCAATACCGGTGAAGCACCCCGTGGCGGTGCCAGTACAACAACCGTATCCAGTACCGGTAAAGCAAGCGTTTCCAATACCGGTCCCGGTTCCAGTTCCGATTCCGGTCCATCCAGCTCCGATCCCGCTGATTGGCGCTGATCCGGTTGGCTCACCGGCATACAACGGTAGAGGTTATGGCGGCGGTCACTTTTATCCCGTGTTGCATGGCCACGGGCTGCATGGCCATCCGTTGCCCGCGCAGTTCGTTCATGGTTTTGGCGCCGGTTTTGGACACGGTTTCGGCCACGAGTACGGTCACGGCCACGGTTACGACTATCCACATGCGTACGCTGCCGACGTCGGTCATGGACACGAACACAAAAAGCGAAGCAAGAATTGA